Proteins from one Arsenophonus apicola genomic window:
- the glnS gene encoding glutamine--tRNA ligase gives MNEADTRPTNFIRQIIDEDLATGKHTHVHTRFPPEPNGYLHIGHAKSICLNFGIAKDYQGQCNLRFDDTNPVKEDVEYVNSIQEDVKWLGFNWSGNVKYSSDYFDDLYQYAIELIKKGLAYVDELSPDAIREYRGTLKQPGKNSPYRDRSIEQNLQLFDKMRAGEFEEGKACLRAKIDMSSPFIVMRDPVLYRIKYAKHHQSGNKWCIYPMYDFTHCISDALEGITHSLCTLEFQDNRRLYDWVLDNITIDCHTRQYEFSRLNLAYTVMSKRKLNQLVAENRVENWDDPRMPTISGLRRRGYTAASIREFCRRIGVTKQDNTVEMAALESCIRDDLNENAPRAMAVLDPIKLVIENMLASEQMLTMYNHPNKPEMGTRQVPFSRELYIDRADFREEANRQYKRLVLGKEVRLRNAYIVQANRVDKDAAGNITTIYCTYDADTLNKDPADGRKVKGVIHWVSALHALPAEIRLYDRLFTVPNPAAEEDFLAVINPDSLVIRRGFVEPSLITAQAGKAYQFEREGYFCADSHDHTAEQLVFNRTVGLRDSWAKIAS, from the coding sequence ATGAATGAGGCAGATACTCGCCCAACAAATTTCATTCGCCAGATTATTGATGAAGATTTGGCTACAGGTAAACATACTCATGTACATACCCGTTTTCCACCTGAACCAAATGGTTATTTACATATTGGTCATGCGAAATCAATCTGTCTGAATTTTGGTATTGCTAAGGATTATCAGGGTCAATGCAATTTGCGTTTTGATGATACTAATCCAGTTAAAGAAGATGTTGAATATGTTAATTCTATTCAAGAAGATGTGAAGTGGCTAGGTTTTAATTGGAGTGGTAACGTTAAATATTCGTCAGATTATTTTGATGACCTTTATCAATATGCTATTGAGCTGATTAAAAAAGGCTTAGCTTATGTTGATGAATTAAGTCCTGATGCTATTCGTGAATATCGAGGAACTTTAAAGCAGCCAGGTAAAAATAGTCCATATCGTGATCGCAGTATTGAGCAAAATTTGCAGCTATTTGACAAGATGCGAGCGGGTGAATTTGAAGAGGGTAAGGCCTGTTTGCGCGCTAAAATTGATATGTCATCTCCTTTTATAGTTATGCGTGATCCGGTTTTATATCGAATAAAATATGCTAAGCACCACCAATCAGGTAATAAATGGTGTATTTATCCAATGTATGATTTTACCCATTGTATTTCGGACGCATTAGAGGGGATTACTCACTCACTTTGTACCCTTGAATTTCAGGATAATCGCCGCTTATATGATTGGGTATTAGACAATATTACCATTGATTGTCATACAAGACAGTATGAGTTTTCACGTTTAAATCTTGCCTATACGGTGATGTCAAAACGTAAACTAAATCAGTTAGTGGCAGAAAACAGGGTTGAAAATTGGGATGATCCTAGAATGCCAACTATTTCAGGTTTACGTCGGCGTGGCTATACGGCTGCATCAATTCGTGAGTTTTGTCGGCGTATTGGCGTTACCAAGCAAGATAATACGGTTGAAATGGCAGCATTGGAGTCTTGCATTCGTGATGATCTAAATGAAAATGCACCACGAGCCATGGCGGTATTAGATCCAATAAAATTAGTGATTGAAAATATGCTTGCTAGTGAGCAGATGCTGACAATGTATAATCACCCGAACAAACCTGAGATGGGTACCCGTCAAGTCCCATTTAGTCGAGAACTTTATATTGATCGGGCTGATTTTCGTGAAGAAGCTAATCGGCAATATAAGCGCTTAGTTTTAGGTAAAGAGGTGCGTTTACGTAATGCTTATATTGTACAGGCTAATCGGGTTGATAAAGATGCAGCAGGTAATATTACTACGATTTATTGTACTTATGATGCTGATACATTAAATAAAGATCCTGCCGACGGACGTAAAGTCAAAGGGGTTATCCATTGGGTAAGTGCATTACATGCGCTGCCAGCAGAAATCAGGTTGTATGATCGCTTATTTACGGTGCCTAATCCTGCCGCAGAAGAGGACTTTTTAGCCGTTATTAATCCAGATTCTTTAGTGATTCGGCGTGGGTTTGTTGAACCAAGTTTAATTACCGCGCAAGCTGGAAAAGCTTATCAGTTTGAACGCGAGGGCTATTTTTGTGCTGATAGCCATGATCATACGGCTGAACAGTTGGTATTTAATCGCACGGTAGGGTTAAGAGATAGTTGGGCAAAAATAGCCAGCTAA